In Phaseolus vulgaris cultivar G19833 chromosome 7, P. vulgaris v2.0, whole genome shotgun sequence, the genomic stretch ACTACAATATACACCAACATCCCTTTAATGAAGATTAGAGATAAACCCTAAAAGAAAGGTCGGAGAGTATTAAAGAGGACATAGAGCAAATCGCACTACATATACCTACAAATAAGGATCATGCACAATGGCAAACTAGAATCCCTAAGGCCAACCCCATTTACTGGGAATGAAATATACTCAGTACTTCACTTGAGAATAATGGGAAGTCCCAAATTACTGAACAGAACACAGATTTTGAGGATCTATGCCTCCCGAAGCCCAAAGGACCCAGTTTCCCCTGAAATCACAAGAtaattctctctcactctcgcTCTCTCAACCTACCTTCTTATTTCAAACTGTCTAAGCACAAGAAAGATTGGCCCAGACCAATAATACAAAATGGCCTAATAGTACATATGTAAAAATCTATTCTCTAATATCTATCATCATCAGTTTCCTACTATAGTTTCAGCCTATTTTAAGAAACCATATGCTTCTTGTACTTTTCTACATCAGTTTTATGCTAAAAAGCTACAGTATAAATGAATAACAATATTATGAAGGCTTAAACAATTATGACAAAAAAAGGGGTAAAGTTCACCTGAGCACAATGGTTAAGGGTGAAAATGAACTTACATGTAAGGCCCTGAAAAAGTTTAAAACAGACAATCAAAATCAGTCAGGTTGTATAATAATGCCAGTTTTCCTTGCAtgacaaaaaaacaaaacaatatcCACCTGGAAGACCCTTCAAGGCATTGAAGCAGAGGCAAGTGTCTTCAACCAACACAGGTCCGTTCACCTTGGCATACACCGTAAAGAAAAGTATAAAAACGATCAGAAACAGAAAAAACAGCCTAAAACCACATAAAGCCAAGCATATGtgagaaaaaattataacaagATACCTGAAGGGCAGCCATTCGAGCCTTCTCTTTAGAGATATCTTCAGGCTCTCCTTGCAACTCGGGCACTTGATatcaaaagaatgaaaaaacaaaCTCTAAGAAGAACCatcaaacaagaaaagcaacTGAACAAAAAACAATTGTCTATTTGATTCACTTTCTCACGTTTCAGTTctaaaaagtgtttttctataACAATTTCACATCACTGAGCAATCAATTTCTTggtaaaaaaatgaataaagttttgaaaattgttttcaaaataagtGTTTCGAAACCAAACAAGTAGAAAAGATGTTTTctcatttcttttctttttttctcccACTTTCATCTTGCCCTGTGTCTCCTTTTCCGCAATCTGCTATACACCTTGCACCACCCTCCATTAGGGGGTCGAGCAACTTTCTTTAGTAGCATTTTTCAAACCTAAAAAGAACCTTTGAAAACAGAAATCAAACACACCCTAAATGTCTGAACAAAACAGACAACATAGACAAGTAGAGGGAAAGAATAAAAGGGGAAGAGTGAGATTACAATCAAGTTTGAGGGATTGGAAAGGAATGGAATTCCCCAAGATGGCACGAACTTCTTCAAGCTTTTTGGCATTTCCAGTCACAAAAGTAACAGGACGTGACAGTAGCAATCCTCGTGCAGCAGCCATTTCCCAAATCTCAGTTTGATTTTTCTGGGAAGTAAATAAAACCACTAATCAGTGACAAATTCAGAGACCCAttacagaaaaagaaaagaaaaaacgtGAAAAAAcgtttctttttcaatttttctccATGGGCATCACAGAAATGAACTGGAACTTAATTCTATGAATGAATGCTCTTCTTACCTGAAGGAGCGCGCTTCTCCTCAGAATCAAACCATATTCATCtatatttataaacattttaatGCAAGTATGGCTAAGCGGTCAGCCCGCCCAGCAGGCCCTCCCGCACTTGACCCACAGAATAAGGGTTGGATTGGCCCGTCCCACAGATTAAGGGCTGGTTCACGATCTCTGGATCAGCctgcatttaatttttttattattttcaaaaatttaatgatttctttttattttatttttaaaaaaaaattgtcataaaaAACAAAGACATAAAGATTAATTCAACTATAAACATTAATGGAATGTTACATAATTCAAGTATCAATCTTTCAATATTTTTCACTTACTCTCTGTCTAATATAtccattattatttattacaaattacatgaaaaatatCATATCTCTATTTTTATCCCTAAAACTAGGCCAAAAAGGAGTCTTGAGGAAATTATAACTCCAATAATCCTTGTAATTTTCTATCCCAAAttgaaaaatgaagaaaaacataacATTTACTCTATTGCTGCCAAAGTCAATTTCTTTTTTGGCTTGCAGATCAACCTGTCCCGCCTGTTGCTGGCCCGTGCGGACTGCGAATTATGCGGGGCGGACTAATGCGGGTTAGCAGGTTCGCGCGGCCCGTCCCACATTTTTTACCAGCGAGTCGTTGTCATCCCTTTgtattcttaaatttattttaaataaattaatattaatcatagttatacatatatattaacaaaagaaaaaacaacacTATTGGGACttttttttgcaagagatgatatgaagaataagaataagaataagaagaaaacaataattttcgttgcacaagaaaattattaaataataattaaatttagatataaaaataattaattattatattaattaaattagatattaatttaaaattaatatattattatttttaaagtagtttctattattaataaaaaattataaaatgatttttaaatttgcaTTTAAATTAACTACCTAAGTtattagctactaatattttaaatatcaatttaaaaattattttataaatttttattaataatataaactattttagatatcaatagaattttttttattttataaactgacatctaatttaatcaaatattaactaattattttaattttcaaaaataattctatttaataatttttttagtgtatataGGTTATGACACTTAGATCCTTTgtggtagtttttttttaacacttttatgatatatttgtttgttgacatgtatttatatataatatacatataCTTTCGTTTGAAATACACCTATTATACatcttttgtgttttttttctatttctctcCTTTTatcacattatatatataatttaaattttattttcataatagtTGTTAAAACTGTATATaacttaataattatatttaataaaaaaacttcaaGAAATCATTAATAATGTTTGAGTGTTGTACTTAGTAAAAATTTATgtgtaatatataaaataagttgAAAACTAATTATTGATGTcaaataatacttttattttaatatttgcaaatcTGAGGTTTGTTTTTTATGCCTCGAGGATGCACTTTGTTCCAATCTTCTATAATACTTGATGGATTAATTATTTTACCGTATAACTTATATTAGTCAAATCATTTTAtactttaaataaaaagttattttattatttatgaatgttTTTgacaaaataacaaatattgATGTGTTTTATCTATTATATTGAAACatagtataaaaataataaattaaatttttataccTACTCCAAATTAAACATTcattagattaaaaaataacaacgTAAACAAAGTTTATGAATAACTTTGAAAGTTAAAAGTTacccttatttttttttctatttttaataatgacaacaaaaataaattttagtcaAATATTCAAGACAAAATTTAACATAATGGTTAAACAAATATCATAATATTAGTCaaataatgaatatttttttagtacgaataaagaacaaattttatttgtttaataaaagaaattaaaattttagagtgaattataatttttaagtaaTGTAATTTTAAGTTTATTACTAGTTAAAATAAgagtatatttaatatatatatatatgtaatttaGTTGTAATAAGGTTATAAACGtcatgtttatatattattgaaggaATACATTCTTTGGTCGCAACCAAATCCAGTAAGATCTAAATTAAGAGAATTGTTGAACATATTAGGAGCAACAACATAATGTCCCTGAACATTTCCCTCCCACGTAACCTATGACCTTGCAGTGAGCATCACAGTCAGGAAATTGACCACATGTTCCGTGACAGTTTGGCGGTACATGTTGACTCCCAACACCTACATTATGGATTattcaaaactaaaattagGAACAATTCACCAAAACCAAAACTCAAAGATAAAACACACATGTTTCACAAATATATgttctaaaatataatttatacataccAGATGAAATCACAACAACAATTGTTGCTAAAAGGAGAACTTTGAACAAAACTATCCAGATTTGTGAATAAGCAGACATTCTTAcaatttttgtgatttttgctCAATATACTTTGTTTGATCTATCTATATCTAATCATGTACATTTGCCTTTATATACATGTGAATTCAAATTGAACATATCTAATacttatttttcataataaattaatataattgaataCTTGTGAGTATTAATGTgtaagttttaaatattaattaaaaaaaattacatgattttctttaatttccattacagaaaaatcattaaatagaaatcaattttagagaaaaataataattaattatttaattaaattatatattattttaaagactaaaataattgattggtatataaagtagtttttattatttataaactagtctttaaattgatatctgactaattatcaagattttagctgccaattaatttagattttaaagttggtatctaaaatcttaagtaattaattatatagtaatttaaaaactaatttataattttgattaataataattattttagatactaatattttttaatttataaaataatatatattttagtaatataataactaattattatttttaattaattattatttaataatctttttattgtttataaaagtCAATGTATCTTTTATGTTATCATTGCCGAAATATGTTAATTCAGGAAGATTATTAATGTGTagcttttaaatattaattgaaaaataaaaatttatatgacttttattagttattaattttgtaaaattctaTGTATCATTTTAAAGATTCGATGTATCTTTTTAGGATATTTTCATTAACGAAGAGTTATGCGTCATTATATAAACTAAAGAAGTTTATACATGAACTATTAATgtatgatatttaaatattaattaaaaaaattacatgacTTTCATTGATTTTGTACAATTTAATATATcctttaaaaactaattattaatGTACAAAGAGAAactttcattttaatatttataaataaaaaattattttttgatgaTTAAAGTGATGAAATTTGTTTAACAGACATACGTTATAATGTTTCTGTTCTTGGTTTTGTGTATATCAAGTTAAAAATAGGAAAATAGATgtttaatgaataaaataattttaatatataatttttataatagtttaatatatatataattgaatatcAATTCTTACataatgaaaaaatttaaatattatcatcTATTGTTATTAGCaaagaattatataaaaatataataagtttaTTTATAGAGTATTAACGTCTAAGTTTTAAATgttaattgaaaaagaaaagttaagtgttgttattaataaaaatttatgtataaataatagaataatttCATTTATGGAGTATTGACGTGTAAGTTTTAAATgttaattgaaaaagaaaagtttatatgactttttcttaatttttgtaaaaCTCAATTTATCCTTTTAAAGATTGAATGTGTATTTGTttttatgttgttattaatgaaatttatgtgttattatataaaataagtttatttatGAACTATAAgtgtaatatttaaatattaaataaaaattaaaaatttacatgaatttaattaattttgtaaaagttaatatatccttttaaaactaattaattcTTTGCAAATGAAaactttcattttattatttataaatatgaattaaaGATTAAAGGGatacttaaaagaaaaaaatatgaatcatGTTTAATATAGTTTCACATTGTTTAGTAGTCGAGGTCAAAAGCAGTTTAGATACATATTTCTCCCTTAACTACAAGAGGTGCCTTTAAAGGACAAAATTGTTACGGATTTCCGAATTCCAAAATGAACAATACCTCGTATGCGGGGGAATCCTCCCCTTAGATCTCGTTTGCGGTGATTGGATGTACCTCGTATTGTATAATTGTATAAGTTTGAACTTAATTAAGAGaagtaaattataaattttgttgttaTCTTAATGTAGATGATTTGGAAGTAGGTTTAACTTAGTCACAATATTAAGTAGGTATTGTATTTGTTTGAGAATATTTAGAATGTTTTAAACtttgaaatttaataattatatgtttatgaaatttgaaatgtttgagttaaatgtttttatgtttgtaatataatttaatacttCTAATATTTAGTTAGTGGTGTATTTATGATTCATATGTTGGATTATTGAAAGTAAATATCATATGACAAATAAAATTGGTTTAGTTTGAATGGATGAAGTTAAAGTAAGACATGTTAtatgtttattaattaaataggTATACTATTGTAATTTGGTCAAATTGGTTGAAGATGATGTTATTTTTAGGAACACATTACTCCGTTTTATTTATAAGAAGGAGAATAGAATCCAGCTGGATCAATTTGGTCAACCTATACAATTTTGCAGAAGTACGAATTATGCAGAGCCGATGGACAATCACTTTATTCACCCaacaaaattcaattaattaatttgagaGATTTAGTCATTGGGCAACTAATTTATCTGCATAACGAAATTCAATTTATTGAAAACTCGAGAAATTTATTTCTTGAATGAAAAATTTGTTTACCCAACaatattcaattaattaaaaattcaagAGGTTTGGTCATTGAGAGAGTTTACTCCTTTAGCTGAATAAGTAGAATGATGAATGAGTAAATTTTAAGGTATTTTAAATTCCCTAGAGAAGTAAAGTGGTGACTGAGCGAGaatgttttatcatttatcaatatattatgcttaatattattataaggggatgaatgataaatttgtaatttattagTCTTTAAATTGAgttgaaatatatattaatgaaacCATATGATGATATGGTTGTGATGTGATATATGGTGTTTATAAACATAGTTACTTTCAAGGAGGAAATACTATGCTGAGATGTTTATGTTTTGTATTAAATTTGACTTTGAAGGAGATGGTTCTACCTCTATTGATATTGGACTCATATAGAAGAAAATATTTGGTGGTGAGAGTCAAAGGAGATTACTATGACATAATTTGTGGTGTGTAAAAAAGAATTGTATATGATAAGTCATATGGATTTAACCAATCCAGTCACATGATTGGATTCATCCTATTATGTAGCATTGTTGCGTGAGACAACTTAGTAAAAGTAGTGTGATATGT encodes the following:
- the LOC137830419 gene encoding inosine triphosphate pyrophosphatase, producing MFINIDEYGLILRRSALLQKNQTEIWEMAAARGLLLSRPVTFVTGNAKKLEEVRAILGNSIPFQSLKLDLPELQGEPEDISKEKARMAALQVNGPVLVEDTCLCFNALKGLPGPYIKWFLQKIGHEGLNNLLMAYDDKSAFALCVFSFAAGPDSEPITFSGKTPGKIVPPRGPNDFGWDPIFEPEGYDQTYAQMPKEEKNKISHRSKSLALVKSHFAEAGYAFEINNV